The sequence below is a genomic window from Serratia nevei.
TGGACGTTGAGCGCATCAGCCTGGTTGTCAACTATGACATCCCGATGGACTCCGAGTCTTACGTTCACCGTATCGGCCGTACCGGTCGTGCGGGCCGCGCCGGCCGCGCGCTGCTGTTCGTGGAAAACCGCGAACGCCGCCTGCTGCGCAACATTGAACGCACCATGAAGCTGACCATCCCGGAAGTGGAACTGCCGAACGCAGAACTGCTGGGTGAGCGTCGTCTGGCCAAGTTCGCCGCAAAAGTTCAGCAGCAGCTGGAAAGCAGCGATCTGGATCTGTACCGCGCACTGCTGACCAAACTGCAGCCGGAAGAAGAGCTGGATATGGAAACCCTGGCCGCAGCGCTGCTGAAAATGGCACAGGGCGAACGTCCGCTGATCCTGCCACCGGATCCGGTCTTCAAGCCGCGTCAGCGCCGCGAGTTCAACGACCGTGACGATCGTCGCGGTGACCGTCGCGACAGCCGCGATAGCCGTGACGGCGACCGTCCGCGTCGCGAACGTCGTGACGTTGGCGAAATGCAGCTGTACCGCATCGAAGTGGGCCGTGACGATGGCGTAGAAGTCCGTCACATCGTTGGCGCTATCGCTAACGAAGGCGACATCAGCAGCCGTTACATCGGTAACATCAAGCTGTTTGCTTCCCACTCCACCATCGAGCTGCCAAAAGGCATGCCGGGCGAGATCCTGAATCACTTCACTCGCACCCGCATTCTGAACAAGCCGATGAACATGCAGCTGCTGGGCGATGCACAGCCGTTCGAACGTCGCGAGCGTCGTGACGGTGGCAACGGTGGCGAGCGTCGTGGTAACGGTCGTCCGTTCAACGGCGAACGTCGCGAAGGCGGCCCACGTCGTTCCTTCGGCGAACGTCGTGAAGGCGGCAACGGCGGCGAGCGTCGTGGCGGTAACTACAACCGTGACGGCAAACCGGCGCCACGCCGTGATGACGGCGCACCGGCAGCACCACGTCGTCGTTTCGGCGACGCGTAATCGCTGATTCACCGTTCGCGGTGAAGCGCTCTGAAAAACCAGCCTGCGGGCTGGTTTTTTTATGCCTGAAAGTTGCCGTCAAACGTCCCTGAATGGCGTATCATTCATAAGGTTTTTTCTTACGGATGATATGCACGGGAGATGCCATGAGTTGGCAGCAGTTCAAATCTCAATACCTGGTGCGCTTTTGGGCGCCGCTGCCGGCGGTGGTCGCCGCCGGGATCCTTTCTACCTACTACTTCGGCATGACCGGCACCTTCTGGGCGGTGACCGGCGAGTTCACCCGCTGGGGCGGCCATGTGCTGCAGTGGTTCGGCCTGCACCCCGAGCAGTGGGGCTATTTCAAGGTTATCGGCCTGCAGGGCACGCCGCTGGAGCGCATCGACGGGCGCATGATCATCGGTATGTTCGCCGGCTGCATCGCCGCCGCGCTGTGGGCCAACAACATCAAGCTGCGCCAGCCGCAGCACCGCATTCGCATCGTGCAGGCGCTGCTGGGCGGCATTATCGCCGGCTTCGGCGCGCGCCTGGCGATGGGTTGCAACCTGGCGGCGTTCTTCACCGGCATTCCGCAGTTCTCGCTGCACGCCTGGTTCTTCGCGCTGGCGACCGCCGCGGGTTCGTACTTCGGTGCCAAATTCACGCTGCTGCCGATGTTCCGCATCCCGGTCAAATTGCAAAAGGTGAAGGCCGCCGCGCCGCTGACGCAGAAACCTGAGCAGGCGCGCCGCCGCTTCCGGTTGGGCATGGCGGTCTTCGGCCTGGCGGTGGCCTGGTCGCTGTGGACGCTGTTCGATGCGCCGAAACTCGGCATCGCCATGCTGTTCGGCATCGGCTTCGGTCTGCTGATCGAACGCGCGCAGATCTGCTTCACCTCGGCGTTCCGCGATCTGTGGATCACCGGCCGCACCCACATGGCGAAAGCCATCATCATCGGCATGGCGGTGAGCGCTATCGGCATCTTCAGCTACGTGCAGCTCGGCGTGGCGCCGAAAATCATGTGGGCCGGCCCGAATGCGGTGCTGGGCGGCTTGCTGTTCGGCTTCGGCATCGTGCTGGCCGGCGGTTGCGAGACCGGCTGGATGTACCGCGCGGTGGAAGGGCAGGTGCACTACTGGTGGGTGGGGCTGGGCAACATCATCGGCGCCACGCTGCTGGCCTATTACTGGGACGATCTGGCGCCGGCGCTGGCGACCGACTACGACAAGATCAACTTGCTCGATACCTTCGGCCCGATCGGCGGCCTGCTGGTGACCTATCTGCTGCTGGCGCTGGCCTTCGCTGCCATGCTGTGGTGGGAGAAACGCTTTTTCCGCGCCCGGCCTGAGGCGCAGGTGGTGAATTTGAGGAGCATGCCATGAAAGAGACGACGATAGTGCCGGACTACCGGCTGGACATGCTGGGCGAGCCTTGCCCGTACCCGGCGGTGGCGACGCTGGAGGCGATGCCGCAGCTGAAGCCAGGGGAAATCCTGGAGGTGATCAGCGATTGCCCGCAGTCGATCAACAACATTCCGCTCGACGCGCGCAACCACGGCTACAAGGTGCTGGATATCCAGCAGGACGGGCCGACCATCCGCTATTTGATCCAGCGTTAACGCCGAGGCGGTGGGGCTCCCCACCGCCTTTTCGCGTTTTATCCCTGCACGATGTCGCCTTGCACTCCGGCAACAATCTCGAACGAACGCAGCCGCGCCTGGTGATCGAAAATCTGGCCGTTGACCATGATCTCGTCGGCATCGGTTTCACGCAGCAGCGTTTGCAACCCGTGACGCACGGTTTTTTCATCGCCGACGATCGACATCCGCAGCGCCTGCTCGACGCCGTATTGCTCACCGGCGGTCCACAGCGCGTGGATGTTATCCACCGGCGGTGGCAGCGGGCCGGGCGAACCGCGGCGCAGATTGATGAACTGCTGCTGCATCGAGCTGAACAGGAAGCGCGCATCGCTATCGCTCTCAGCGGCGATCACGTTGACGCACACCATGGCGTGCGGCTGCGCCAGCTGTTTGGACGGTTTGAAGTTCTCGCGGTACAGCTGCAGCGCCTGGAACAGCATATCCGGGGCGAAGTGCGAGGCGAAGGCGAACGGCAGGCCGAGCTGCGCCGCCAGCTGCGCGCTATAGAGGCTGGAGCCGAGCAGCCAGAGCGGCACGTGCAGCCCCTGGCCAGGCACCGCCTGCACCGGCTGGCCGGGCTGCGCGTCGCAGAAGTAGTTTTGCAGCTCCTGCACGTCGCGCGGGAAGGTATCCACATCGCCGGACAGATGGCGACGCAACGCCATCATGGTGCGCTGATCGGTGCCGGGCGCGCGGCCCAGCCCCAGGTCAATGCGCCCTGGGTAAAGCGACTCCAGCGTGCCGAACTGTTCGGCGATCACCAGCGGCGCATGGTTCGGCAGCATCACGCCTCCGGAGCCGAGGCGAATGCTCTGGGTGCCGGCGGCCAGATAGCCCAGCAGCACCGAGGTGGCGGCGCTGCCGATGCCGGTCATGTTGTGGTGCTCGGCCAGCCAGTAGCGCCGGTAGCCCCAGCGTTCGGCGTGCTGTGCCAGATCCAGCGAACAGTGGAAAGCGTCGCGCGCTTTGGCCCCTTGCGGGATTGGCGATAAATCCAGTACCGACAGCGGTACGGCAGTGTTTTCAGTCATGACATCGTCCATCAGAGAGTGGATCGCTTAAAGGGCGATTGCAGGAGTCTGCATACCAAAAAGCCGAAAATGATGCTTTTTAGTGTTAAAAGCATAATCCAATTTATAGTTATAAAAGAGGAGATATGTGCTTGTGATATCCTCATGAGAGCAATGGTGTTTTTTGGAGCAATTTGAGATATGGAAATGATGATCCCCGCCCGCCGCTTACCGTTCCGGGAGCCGATATAATGAAAAAAAAGACGCTGTTTACCCTGTTGCTGATGATGGTGGCGATCGCATTGGCGATCCTGTTCCGCGCGCATAATCAGGATCTGTTACTGCAGGGTGAAGTGGACGCCCCCGAAGTGATCGTCGCTTCCAAAGCGAAAGGCCGGGTGGTTGAACGCCTGATCGAACGCGGCGACGACGTGAAAAGCGGCCAGCTGATTATTCAGCTCGACAGCCCCGAACTGATGGCGCAGCTGCGTTCCGCGCAGGCGACGCGCGACGAAGCCAAGGCGCAGCTCGATCAGTCGCTGCACGGCACCCGTGAAGAGAGCATCCGCAACCTGCGAGCCAACCTGGCGCAGGCCGAGGCGCAGTACCGCAACGCGCAAAACGACTACAACCGCAACCTGAGCGTGTCCGGCAAGGGTTATATCTCGAAGTCCGAGCTGGACGCTTCGCGCCGGTCGCGCGATACCGCCTTCCAGCAGGTGCAGGCGGCCAAGGCCAACCTGGACGAAGGTATCAACGGCGACCGCGTCGAGCTGCGGCAACAATACGCGGCGGCGCTGCGGGCGGCGGAAGAGAACCTGCTGCAGATCCAGGCGCAGAGCGACGATCTGCAGGTGAAAGCGCCGGTAGACGGCGAAGTGGGGCCGATCCCGGCCGAAGTGGGCGAATTGCTGAACGCCGGCAGCCCGCTGGTGACGCTGATCCGGGTGCCGGACGCCTACTTCGTGTTTAACCTGCGCGAAGACATCCTGGCCCACGTGCGCAAAGGCGACAAGGTCAAGCTGCGGGTGCCGGCGCTGAAGGACAAAATGATCGACACCGAGGTGCGCTACATCGCGCCGCTGGGGGATTACGCCACCAAACGCGCCACCCGCGCCACCGGCGACTTCGACCTGAAAACCTTCGAAGTGCGCCTGTATCCGTCACAGCCGGTGGACGGCCTGCGTCCGGGGATGAGCACCTTATGGCAATGGAAAGAGTAAGGGCCGGCTGGCGCTGCTTCAGTCACGCGTTCGATAAAGAGTGCCGCGTCGCCTTTCGCAGCCCGGTGGTGCACTGGCTGAGCTGGATCTTTCCGCTGATCCTGTTTGGGCTGATCAGCAGCAACTTCTCCGAAGGCACGCTGCTCGATCTGCCGGTCTCGGTGGTGGACAGCGATCACAGCCCGCTGTCCAAGTCGCTGACGCGGCGGTTGGACGCCGGGTCACACGCCCACGTCGAGGCCTACGGCGGCGGGCTGCCGGAGTCGCTGAACCGCCTGCGCAGCGCGCAGGATTACGCGTTGCTGTACATCCCGCCGGACTTTGAGGCCAACGCGCTGTCGGGCAAGCAGCCGAGCGTGGTGATGTACTACAACGCGTTGTTCTACGGCGCCGGGCTGTACTCCACTCAGGACTTCGGCGGCCTGATGAACGAAATCAACGCCAGCACCCGCAGCATCATCGCCACCGAGATGGGCAAATCGCTGCCGCCGCTGGCGGACGTGACGCTCTCTTACGGCAGCCTGTTCAACGCCAGCGGCAGCTATATCTATTATCAGCAGTTCGCCGCCACCATTCACCTGCTGCAGCTGTTCGTGGTGACCTGCATGATCTACGTGCTGGCGCGCAGCAAATCGCTGCTGCAGGCCAAGCCGTTCAGCCTGGCGCTGCTCGGCAAGCTGGCGCCTTACACGCTGTGTTTCACCACCCTGCTGATGGTGGAGATCGCGGCGCTGGTGGGCATCTTTGACGCCCGCGTCAGCGGCAACCCGCTGTTTATGCTGATGATCGGCCTGTTTTACGTGATGGCGGCGCAGAGCATCGGCCTGCTGCTGTACACCTTTACCGGCAGCACCATCACCGCCTACAGCCTGATCGGTATTTTGGTCAGTATCGCGATGACCTTCTCCGGCATGGCGGTGCCTGAGCTGTCGATGCCGCTGCCGGCGCGCATCATTTCCAACATCGAACCGCTGACCCACGCGCTGTACGCCATGTTCGACGTGTTCCTGCGGCAGGTGCACGCCAGCGCCATCTTCAGCGTGTGTGCGCTGCTGGCGGTCTACCCGCTGGTGGCCGCGCTGCTGGTGCGTAATCGCCTGCCGGCGCGGCTGGCAAAAGAGGGGAACGCCGGATGAAGCTCTATTGGCAAACCTTCGTTAAGGTGCTGCTCGGCATGCTCGAGCGGCCGGTGTGGCTGATGCTGATCCTGTCGCTGTGCATCATGAGCATGGTGTACGCCAATCGCACGGTGTGGGATCTGCCGGTGGGGGTGGTCGATCAGGACCACAGCACCGCCAGCCGGAAGCTGATTCGTCAGCTGGACGCCACCTCCAAGATAGCGATCGAAACCTACGACAGCCTGGAACAGGCGCAGCGCGATCTCGGCTGGCGCAAGCTGTTTGCGGTGATCATCATGCCGGTGGATCTGGAGAAGAAGATCCTCAGCGGGCAGAACATCGTGGTGCCGGTGTACGGCGACGCCACCAACCGCCTGGCCAATGGCCAGATCCAACAGGACGTGGTGGCGGCCTACCAGCAGCTGCTGACGGAGTACAACAACGGGCTGCTGCTGCGCAGCGGCTTCAGCGAACGGCAGGCGCAGATACTGCTGACGCCGATACTGGGGCAAACGCTGGACGTGTTTAACCCCGGTATCAGCTTCGCGGCGATCATCTTCCCCGGCCTGCTGGTGATGCTGCTGCAGCACTCGCTGCTGATCGCCTGTATCCGCGTCAACATCGCCATGAAGAGCATGCCCGGCGGCAAGGCGCCGCTGGCGGCGCACCTCGGTGGGCTGACGGCGCTGCTGCCGATCTGGCTGTTCCTGTCTATCGTGCTGTTCGTGCTGTGGCCGTGGGTATTGGGCTACAGGCAGACGGCGAACATCGCCGAACTGCTGCTGCTGACCTTCCCGTTCCTGCTGGCGGTACTGGGGCTGGGCAAGCTGGTGACCGAGTGCCTACGCAGCGTCGAAATGATCTACCTGACGCTGGCGTTCATCACCACGCCGATCTTCTACCTGTCCGGCACCATCTGGCCGTTGCAGTCGATGCCGGCCTGGGTGCGCGCCATCTCGTACAGCATTCCCTCCACCTGGGGCACCAAGGCGATCGCCGGCGTCAACCAGATGGGGCTGTCGCTGAACGAAGTGTGGGGCGACGTGATGATGATGCTGGTGCTCGGCGTGGTCTACACCCTGCTGGGCTTCGGCGTGGGCTTCTTGCGCAACAGCGTGGCGCTGCGCGGGATGTTCAGGAAGCGGCGGGCGAGTTGATTGAAAACTCCCCTCCGTGAGGAGGGGAGCGAGGATCACCCCACCAACTCCAACCCGGCCACGCTGCGCCAGTAGCCGTTGCAGTCGGCGTGGTCGGTCAAGGTCAGCGGCTGCTCGCCGCGTTCGTTGGCGCGGAAGGCATCGATTTGCGCCAGCGTCTCGGCGCCCTGCGGCGATAGCCGCACGATGTCCACCAGCCCCTGCATGCTCGGCAGCTCGTTGCCGAGGTTGTAGCAGTAGCCGCTCATGGTCTGGATGCCGTTGAGCACGAACACCTGCTGTTGCTCCTGCGAACGCATCATGCGGCCCTGCGGATACTTGATGCAGCAGGTTTCGCACTCGTCCTTGCCGCGGTTCTCCGAGCGGGCGGTGAAGCAGCGCGCCGAATAGGCCAGCGGCAGGTGGCCGTAGCTCAGCACCTCCACCTCGAAGTCGTGGCGGAACCCCAGCTCGTCGCACTGGGCCAGCAGGTTGGCCAGCCAGTCGCGTGAAAGTTCGACCGGCATGCACCAGCGCATCATGCCCTGGCGGCGCAGCAGGCGCAGGGTATAGGCGTTGTAGCAGTTCAGCGCATGGCCGGCGACGAACGGCAGACCGCGCTCCGCCGCCATGTTCACCGCGCCCAGATCGTTGGCTTCAAACAGGAACTCGCCGTTCTCCACATAGCGTTTCAGTTCATTCAGCTCGGATGGCGCCTGCAACAGCGCCAGCGTGGAGATCACCACCTGCTTGCCGCTGCGGGCGATTTCGCGCGCCAGCGCCAGCCAATCGCCGACCTTCATCTCGCGCCGCTTGGTGCAGACGCTCTCGCCGAGGTAAATGATGTCGGCGCTGCTCTCCGCCGCCTGTTGATAGAACGCCGCGATGTCGTTTTTCGGCCAGTAGTAGAGTACCGGCCCCAGTGCGTATTTCATGTTTCCTCCGGCTACTGCCATTTGCGGTGATAGGCGCCCAGCGTGGTCTGGGTGCCCTCGGACATCGCGCCCAGCGTCTCCATCCAGGCGGCGTCGGCGCGGTAGGCGGCCGGATCGGCCTGGCAACGGTCGATCGCCTGGCGCCAGACGCGCGCCACCTGGCTGACGTAAGCCGGGCTGCGCTGGCGGCCTTCGATCTTCACCGAGGCGATGTTGGCAGCCAGCAGCTCCGGCAGCAGCTCCAGCGTATTGAGGCTGGTGGGCTCTTCCAGCGCGTGGTAGCGCACGTCGTCCACCAGATAGCGGCCCTTGCACAGCGTCGGGTAACCGGCGTTTTCATGGTCCTGGTAGCGGTCGATCAGCACGTCGTTCAGGCGCGACTCCATGCCCTGCGGGGTTTGCTGCCAGCGCACGAAACGCGCCGGCGAACAGGCGCCGACGGTGTTCGGCGACTCGCCGGTCAGGTAGGAAGAGAGATAGCAGCGCCCCTCGGCCATGATGCACAGGCTGCCGAAGGCGAACACTTCCAGCGGCACCGGGCTGGTGCGCGCCAGCTGTTTCACCTGATGCATCGACAGCACGCGCGGCAGCACCACCCGGCCCACGTCGAAGTTGCGCTGGTAGAAACGGATCGCCTCTTCGTTGGTGGCGGAGGCCTGCACCGAAACGTGGCGCTCCAGCTGTGGGTAGCGCTGGGCGGCATATTCCAGCATCGCCAGATCCGCCAGAATCAGCGCGTCGGCGCCCAGCTGGGCCGCCATATCCACCGCGCGCTGCCAGCGCGCGTAGCCGTCGGGATGGGCGAAGGTGTTGATGGCGATATGCAGCTTGCGGCCGTGGCGATGCACGTAATCGACCGCTTCCTGCAGCTTTTTCTCGGTGAAGTTGAGGCCGGCGAAGTGGCGCGCGTTGGTATCGTCTTTCAGACCGATGTAAACGGCGTCGGCGCCGTTATCCACCGCGGCCTTCAGGGCCGGCAGGTTGCCGGCGGGACAAAGCAGCTCCATAGATTTATCCTGGCTTAGCCGTGCGCCCGGCCGGGCGCACGCTGTCTTTAAAGGTTGCCGAAGGCGGTGTTCCGCCGGCAAACGCGAATCGGGGAGGCCATTTTAGGCAAAGGGGCGCACACAGGTTTTGATTTGGGGCAGCTTATGGCGTATTGATAAACATGGCGGTGAAATGCACTATTTGTTGATATAGACCGCTGAAGCCGCGCGCCAGTGTGGCAAAATAGCGGTAGTCCGTATTGAAAGGAGTGGATGACCGTGTTGGAACAACTACGAGCACGCCTTGTGCGCCAGGGGCCGTCGCTGCTGCGCATCCCGCTGAAATTCACGCCGTTCGCCCTGCAGCGCCAGCTGCTGCAACAGGTGCTGAGCTGGCAGTTCCGCCAGGCGTTGGCGGATGGGGATCTGGAATTTCTCGAATCGCGCTGGTTGAAGATCGAAGTTCGCGATCTGGCGCTACAATGGTTTATGACGGTAGAAAACGACAAACTGGTGGTCAGCCAGCACGCCGAGGCGGACGTCAGCTTCAGCGGCGACGCCAACGATCTGATCCTGATCGCGGCGCGCAAGCAAGATCCGGATACGCTGTTCTTTCAGCGTCGGCTGCAGATTGAAGGGGATACCGAATTGGGCCTGTATGTGAAAAATTTGATGGACGCCATCGAGCTGGAAAGCATGCCCGCGCCGCTGCGCATGGGGCTGTTGCAGTTGGCGGATTTTGTCGAAGCAGGGTTGCAGGAGGGCACGGCGTCGGCTTCCCGTGTGGCGGTATCATGCTGATCCGCGTAGAGATCCCGGTAGACGCGGCGGGCATCGATGCCTTGCTGCGCCGCGCCTTTGGCCGCGACGACGAAGCCGATCTGGTGCAGCAGCTGCGCGAAGACGGCCTGCTGACGCTGGGCGTGGTCGCCACTGACGACGAAGGCGGGGTAGTGGGTTACGCCGCGTTCAGCCCGGTAGACGTGGCCGGCGAAGACCGCCAATGGGTGGCGCTGGCGCCGCTGGCGGTAGACGAAAGCCTGCGCCGCCAGGGGCTGGCTGAAAAGCTGGTGTACGAAGGCTTGGATTCGTTGAACGAATTCAGCTACGCCGCGGTGGTGGTGCTGGGCGATCCTGCTTACTACGGCCGCTTCGGCTTTAAACCGGCCGCCGCCTATGGCCTGCACTGCCGCTGGCCGGACACGGAAAGCGCGTTCCAGGTCTACCCGTTGGCGGAAGACGC
It includes:
- a CDS encoding HlyD family secretion protein: MKKKTLFTLLLMMVAIALAILFRAHNQDLLLQGEVDAPEVIVASKAKGRVVERLIERGDDVKSGQLIIQLDSPELMAQLRSAQATRDEAKAQLDQSLHGTREESIRNLRANLAQAEAQYRNAQNDYNRNLSVSGKGYISKSELDASRRSRDTAFQQVQAAKANLDEGINGDRVELRQQYAAALRAAEENLLQIQAQSDDLQVKAPVDGEVGPIPAEVGELLNAGSPLVTLIRVPDAYFVFNLREDILAHVRKGDKVKLRVPALKDKMIDTEVRYIAPLGDYATKRATRATGDFDLKTFEVRLYPSQPVDGLRPGMSTLWQWKE
- a CDS encoding luciferase-like monooxygenase — its product is MTENTAVPLSVLDLSPIPQGAKARDAFHCSLDLAQHAERWGYRRYWLAEHHNMTGIGSAATSVLLGYLAAGTQSIRLGSGGVMLPNHAPLVIAEQFGTLESLYPGRIDLGLGRAPGTDQRTMMALRRHLSGDVDTFPRDVQELQNYFCDAQPGQPVQAVPGQGLHVPLWLLGSSLYSAQLAAQLGLPFAFASHFAPDMLFQALQLYRENFKPSKQLAQPHAMVCVNVIAAESDSDARFLFSSMQQQFINLRRGSPGPLPPPVDNIHALWTAGEQYGVEQALRMSIVGDEKTVRHGLQTLLRETDADEIMVNGQIFDHQARLRSFEIVAGVQGDIVQG
- the yedF gene encoding sulfurtransferase-like selenium metabolism protein YedF, with the translated sequence MKETTIVPDYRLDMLGEPCPYPAVATLEAMPQLKPGEILEVISDCPQSINNIPLDARNHGYKVLDIQQDGPTIRYLIQR
- a CDS encoding GNAT family N-acetyltransferase, whose amino-acid sequence is MLIRVEIPVDAAGIDALLRRAFGRDDEADLVQQLREDGLLTLGVVATDDEGGVVGYAAFSPVDVAGEDRQWVALAPLAVDESLRRQGLAEKLVYEGLDSLNEFSYAAVVVLGDPAYYGRFGFKPAAAYGLHCRWPDTESAFQVYPLAEDALNGVSGEVAFSAPFNRF
- the ubiT gene encoding ubiquinone anaerobic biosynthesis accessory factor UbiT gives rise to the protein MLEQLRARLVRQGPSLLRIPLKFTPFALQRQLLQQVLSWQFRQALADGDLEFLESRWLKIEVRDLALQWFMTVENDKLVVSQHAEADVSFSGDANDLILIAARKQDPDTLFFQRRLQIEGDTELGLYVKNLMDAIELESMPAPLRMGLLQLADFVEAGLQEGTASASRVAVSC
- the yedE gene encoding selenium metabolism membrane protein YedE/FdhT — encoded protein: MSWQQFKSQYLVRFWAPLPAVVAAGILSTYYFGMTGTFWAVTGEFTRWGGHVLQWFGLHPEQWGYFKVIGLQGTPLERIDGRMIIGMFAGCIAAALWANNIKLRQPQHRIRIVQALLGGIIAGFGARLAMGCNLAAFFTGIPQFSLHAWFFALATAAGSYFGAKFTLLPMFRIPVKLQKVKAAAPLTQKPEQARRRFRLGMAVFGLAVAWSLWTLFDAPKLGIAMLFGIGFGLLIERAQICFTSAFRDLWITGRTHMAKAIIIGMAVSAIGIFSYVQLGVAPKIMWAGPNAVLGGLLFGFGIVLAGGCETGWMYRAVEGQVHYWWVGLGNIIGATLLAYYWDDLAPALATDYDKINLLDTFGPIGGLLVTYLLLALAFAAMLWWEKRFFRARPEAQVVNLRSMP
- the ubiU gene encoding ubiquinone anaerobic biosynthesis protein UbiU produces the protein MELLCPAGNLPALKAAVDNGADAVYIGLKDDTNARHFAGLNFTEKKLQEAVDYVHRHGRKLHIAINTFAHPDGYARWQRAVDMAAQLGADALILADLAMLEYAAQRYPQLERHVSVQASATNEEAIRFYQRNFDVGRVVLPRVLSMHQVKQLARTSPVPLEVFAFGSLCIMAEGRCYLSSYLTGESPNTVGACSPARFVRWQQTPQGMESRLNDVLIDRYQDHENAGYPTLCKGRYLVDDVRYHALEEPTSLNTLELLPELLAANIASVKIEGRQRSPAYVSQVARVWRQAIDRCQADPAAYRADAAWMETLGAMSEGTQTTLGAYHRKWQ
- a CDS encoding DEAD/DEAH family ATP-dependent RNA helicase, encoding MTTEFETSFADLGLSAPIISALNDLGYEKPSPIQAECIPHLLNGRDVLGMAQTGSGKTAAFSLPLLHNLQADLKAPQILVLAPTRELAVQVAEAMTDFSKHMNGVNVVALYGGQRYDVQLRALRQGPQIVVGTPGRLLDHLKRGTLNLSNLSGLVLDEADEMLRMGFIEDVETIMAEIPAEHQTALFSATMPEAIRRITRRFMKEPQEVRIQSSVTTRPDISQSYWSVYGMRKNEALVRFLEAEDFDAAIIFVRTKNATLEVAEALERSGYSSAALNGDMNQALREQTLERLKDGRLDILIATDVAARGLDVERISLVVNYDIPMDSESYVHRIGRTGRAGRAGRALLFVENRERRLLRNIERTMKLTIPEVELPNAELLGERRLAKFAAKVQQQLESSDLDLYRALLTKLQPEEELDMETLAAALLKMAQGERPLILPPDPVFKPRQRREFNDRDDRRGDRRDSRDSRDGDRPRRERRDVGEMQLYRIEVGRDDGVEVRHIVGAIANEGDISSRYIGNIKLFASHSTIELPKGMPGEILNHFTRTRILNKPMNMQLLGDAQPFERRERRDGGNGGERRGNGRPFNGERREGGPRRSFGERREGGNGGERRGGNYNRDGKPAPRRDDGAPAAPRRRFGDA
- a CDS encoding ABC transporter permease codes for the protein MKLYWQTFVKVLLGMLERPVWLMLILSLCIMSMVYANRTVWDLPVGVVDQDHSTASRKLIRQLDATSKIAIETYDSLEQAQRDLGWRKLFAVIIMPVDLEKKILSGQNIVVPVYGDATNRLANGQIQQDVVAAYQQLLTEYNNGLLLRSGFSERQAQILLTPILGQTLDVFNPGISFAAIIFPGLLVMLLQHSLLIACIRVNIAMKSMPGGKAPLAAHLGGLTALLPIWLFLSIVLFVLWPWVLGYRQTANIAELLLLTFPFLLAVLGLGKLVTECLRSVEMIYLTLAFITTPIFYLSGTIWPLQSMPAWVRAISYSIPSTWGTKAIAGVNQMGLSLNEVWGDVMMMLVLGVVYTLLGFGVGFLRNSVALRGMFRKRRAS
- a CDS encoding U32 family peptidase, yielding MKYALGPVLYYWPKNDIAAFYQQAAESSADIIYLGESVCTKRREMKVGDWLALAREIARSGKQVVISTLALLQAPSELNELKRYVENGEFLFEANDLGAVNMAAERGLPFVAGHALNCYNAYTLRLLRRQGMMRWCMPVELSRDWLANLLAQCDELGFRHDFEVEVLSYGHLPLAYSARCFTARSENRGKDECETCCIKYPQGRMMRSQEQQQVFVLNGIQTMSGYCYNLGNELPSMQGLVDIVRLSPQGAETLAQIDAFRANERGEQPLTLTDHADCNGYWRSVAGLELVG
- a CDS encoding ABC transporter permease, coding for MAMERVRAGWRCFSHAFDKECRVAFRSPVVHWLSWIFPLILFGLISSNFSEGTLLDLPVSVVDSDHSPLSKSLTRRLDAGSHAHVEAYGGGLPESLNRLRSAQDYALLYIPPDFEANALSGKQPSVVMYYNALFYGAGLYSTQDFGGLMNEINASTRSIIATEMGKSLPPLADVTLSYGSLFNASGSYIYYQQFAATIHLLQLFVVTCMIYVLARSKSLLQAKPFSLALLGKLAPYTLCFTTLLMVEIAALVGIFDARVSGNPLFMLMIGLFYVMAAQSIGLLLYTFTGSTITAYSLIGILVSIAMTFSGMAVPELSMPLPARIISNIEPLTHALYAMFDVFLRQVHASAIFSVCALLAVYPLVAALLVRNRLPARLAKEGNAG